In bacterium, the sequence GAGTTTTGTTGAAACGCTCAGCAGGTCTATCGGCTGGCTGTTGGTAAATAAATCAAGAACAACTTCGTATATTTTTTGATGAACGGGTTTATAAAAATCATTCGGAAAAAGAAAATCGGCCACTTTGATAATGGCGCCGGAATCAACCATCAGAGCTCCTAAAACCGCTCTTTCAGTTTCAATGTCTTGGGGAGGAAGTTTCAAAGCCATTTTTTTCTTCTAAATATTAATATTAAAATAATAGTCAAAAAAACACTCAGTCCAAGAATTAAGGTAACCAAAAAGGGTTTATCAGCCACTAAATCATTGATAAAATTTATCTGAAGAAAGGAAACTACAACCATTAAAGGAACCGTAACAAACGCCAGAACCGTAAAAATTTTCATTGTTTCATTGGTTTTATAATCTAAAAGCTGGGCGTTGGTGGTGTCAAAATCATTCAAAGTTTCTTTGAGCTTATTATAAGTGTGGACGACTTTCCAGTGGTCTTCCAAAGTGTCGGAAAAATAAATCTTTACTTCCGGTCCCCAAAATTTCACCCCGGCCGTTGCCAGAGATTCCAGGATGTTTCTCTGCGACCAAGTGATGATTCCAAAAGTCGTCAAATCCCGTTTGATATAGGAAATCTGTTCCAGTAGTTCTCTTTCTCTCCTCTTGAATATTTTTTCCCCGACATTATTGACTTTTTCTTCAATATGAGCGAGTTGTCTTAAGGAATATTTATTGATTTGTCCCAACAAATAATAAA encodes:
- a CDS encoding magnesium transporter CorA family protein, with protein sequence MKEILEIKEGLKWIDIYSPTPLDIHFLRNNFDFHPITLDELTHLSSRTNVDAYDHYLFIVTHFPVYNPIEKCSQQAEIDILIKKDVFITVHYQELEILDGLASFLKNEKIKRGNNCTYDLLYYLLGQINKYSLRQLAHIEEKVNNVGEKIFKRRERELLEQISYIKRDLTTFGIITWSQRNILESLATAGVKFWGPEVKIYFSDTLEDHWKVVHTYNKLKETLNDFDTTNAQLLDYKTNETMKIFTVLAFVTVPLMVVVSFLQINFINDLVADKPFLVTLILGLSVFLTIILILIFRRKKWL